A stretch of the Macaca mulatta isolate MMU2019108-1 chromosome 14, T2T-MMU8v2.0, whole genome shotgun sequence genome encodes the following:
- the LOC706227 gene encoding olfactory receptor 8U9, which yields MTQINCTQVREFILVGLTDRQELKTPLFVLFLSIYLFTVVGNLGLILLIRTDEKLNTPMYFFLSNLAFVDFCYSSVITPKMLGNFLYKQNIISFNACAAQLGCFLAFMTAECLLLASMAYDRYVAICNPLMYMVVMSPRICIQLVAAPYSYSILVALFHTILTFHLSYCHSNIVNHFYCDDMPLLRLTCSDTSSKQLWIFACAGIMFISSLLIVFVSYMFIISAILRMHSAEGRQKSFSTCGSHMLAVTIFYGTLIFMYLQPNSNHALDTDKMASVFYTVVIPMLNPLIYSLRNKEVKEALKKVIINKTQTFVFIKLRK from the coding sequence ATGACTCAGATCAATTGCACCCAGGTGAGAGAGTTTATTCTTGTGGGCCTCACAGATCGTCAGGAGTTGAAGACGCCCCTCTTTGTGCTATTCTTATCCATCTACCTTTTCACAGTAGTAGGCAATCTGGGTTTGATCCTACTCATTAGAACAGATGAAAAACTCAACACACCAATGTACTTCTTTCTTAGCAACCTAGCCTTTGTTGACTTCTGTTACTCTTCTGTCATTACACCCAAAATGCTTGGGAATTTCTTGtacaaacaaaatattatttcattcaatgcATGTGCTGCTCAGTTAGGCTGTTTCCTGGCCTTCATGACAGCTGAGTGCTTGCTACTGGCTTCCATGGCCTATGACCGATATGTGGCCATTTGTAACCCTCTGATGTATATGGTGGTGATGTCCCCAAGAATCTGCATTCAGCTTGTGGCTGCTCCCTATAGCTATAGCATCTTGGTTGCACTGTTTCACACCATCCTAACCTTCCATCTCTCCTATTGCCACTCCAATATTGTCAACCATTTCTATTGTGATGACATGCCCCTCCTAAGGCTAACTTGCTCAGACACTAGCTCCAAACAGCTATGGATCTTTGCCTGTGCTGGTATCATGTTCATTTCCTCCCTTCTGATTGTCTTTGTCTCCTACATGTTCATCATTTCTGCCATCCTGAGGATGCATTCAGCTGAGGGAAGACAGAAGTCTTTCTCGACGTGTGGCTCCCACATGCTGGCAGTCACCATATTCTATGGGACCCTTATTTTTATGTACTTACAGCCTAACTCTAACCATGCCCTGGACACAGACAAGATGGCCTCTGTCTTCTACACAGTGGTCATTCCCATGTTGAATCCCTTAATCTATAGCCTCCGGAATAAGGAGGTGAAAGAAGCTCTGAAGAAAGTCATTATCAATAAAACCCAGACTTTTGtgtttataaaattaagaaagtaa
- the LOC100427103 gene encoding olfactory receptor 8U8, giving the protein MAHINCTQVTEFILVGLTDHQELKMPLFVLFLSIYLFTVVGNLGLILLIKADTRLNTPMYFFLSNLAFVDFCYSSVITPKMLGNFLYKQNVLSFNACATQLGCFLTFMISECLLLASMAYDRYVAICNPLLYMIVMSPGICIQLVAVPYSYSFLMALFHTILTFHLSYCHSNIINHFYCDDLPLLRLTRSDTRFKQLWILACAGITFICSVLIVFVSYMFIIFAILRMSSAEGRRKAFSTCSSHMLAVTIFYGTLIFRYLQPSSSHSLDADKMASVFYTVIIPMLNPLIYSLRNKDVKDALKKVIINRNQAFMFLKLRK; this is encoded by the coding sequence ATGGCTCACATCAATTGCACCCAAGTGACAGAGTTTATTCTTGTGGGCCTCACAGATCATCAGGAGTTGAAGATGCCCCTCTTTGTGCTATTCTTATCCATCTACCTCTTCACAGTGGTAGGCAACTTGGGTTTGATCCTACTCATTAAAGCAGATACAAGGCTCAACACACCAATGTACTTCTTTCTTAGCAACCTAGCCTTTGTTGATTTCTGTTACTCTTCTGTCATTACACCCAAAATGCTTGGTAATTTCTTGTACAAACAAAACGTTTTATCCTTCAATGCATGTGCTACTCAGCTGGGTTGCTTTCTCACCTTCATGATATCGGAGTGCTTGCTACTGGCTTCCATGGCCTATGACCGATATGTGGCCATTTGTAACCCTCTATTGTATATGATTGTAATGTCTCCAGGAATCTGCATTCAACTTGTAGCAGTTCCTTATAGCTATAGCTTCCTGATGGCACTATTTCACACCATCCTCACCTTCCACCTCTCCTATTGTCACTCCAACATTATCAACCATTTCTATTGTGATGACTTGCCTCTCCTCAGACTAACTCGCTCAGACACTCGCTTCAAACAGCTATGGATTTTGGCCTGTGCTGGTATCACTTTCATCTGCTCTGTTCTGATTGTCTTTGTCTCCTACATGTTCATTATTTTTGCCATCCTGAGGATGAGCTCAGCTGAAGGAAGACGTAAAGCCTTCTCCACTTGTAGCTCTCACATGCTGGCGGTCACCATATTCTATGGCACCCTGATCTTTAGGTACTTACAACCaagctcaagccattctcttgaCGCAGACAAGATGGCCTCTGTCTTCTACACGGTGATTATTCCCATGTTGAACCCTTTGATTTACAGTCTCAGGAACAAAGATGTAAAAGATGCCCTGAAGAAAGTCATCATCAATAGAAACCAAGCTTTTATGTTTCTGAAACTGAGAAAATGA